From Hemibagrus wyckioides isolate EC202008001 linkage group LG11, SWU_Hwy_1.0, whole genome shotgun sequence:
ctgcagtAGATCTATTTTTAGAAATGTTGGTCATGATAACCAAGAGAGAATACACACAGGCTCAcatgctgtgtgtttgagtttggaGATCGATATTAGTGTATTTGTGCATTTGTAGGCCCTTATGATGACATGATTTTGTAGAAAATGTaggcataaaattattatttttttcatatatatgtGTCAAGCAAAAATATTGAAACTATGAGATAAAAGTCCCACGTCTGGCCTGGCCTTCCTGTTATCTACTGGTTCGTTAGACCAAGGTAAAATAATTCACAGGGCAGAGTTCATCTAAGTTTGTATTAGGTGAAAGTAACTGCTACCGGAAATAAACATGTGCCTTTCATGTCCTGTGTCCTTTCCTCTTTGGATAAATgagtgatttttatttgttctgaTCATTCAAAAAATTTTAAGTGCTGAAGTTATACTGGAAAGATTAGCGTCTCTGTATGTATTGTATATTCAagatatgaatataaataacaaGATGTAACAAGTAACAAGATGTTCTTTTTTCAGCGAGGCTGACGAGTGGCTGAAGATGCGCAGTGTGCTGCGACAGCTCATCATGCGCCCACGCGATGTCGCGGTATTTTCTGATGACGTCAGTGAAGTGGTGGCAGACCTGGTGATAAAAGTACGCAAACTGCGCAGCCAGCAGCCTGACGGACTTACAGTCCTTAACGTCAACGACCTGTTCTTCAAATTCGCCATGGAAGGTGAGTGTTTGAACGTGTCAGAGGAATTGTTTCACACGTTATCTGAAACTTGGTAATATTTACACTctctattaaaatgaaaatggccCTTTTGGCCTTCCATATTGGTTTTTCAAGCATGCAGTTGAGTTCATTTTGTGATAAAAACCTTAATTGTAGGTGTAGCGACCATCTTGTACGAGACCCGCCTGGGCTGCTTGGAAGACAAGATTCCCAAGATGAGTCAGGAATACATCGAGGCCCTACATCTCATGTTTAGCTCCTTCAAGACCTCCATGTACGCCGGCTCCATCCCCAAATGGCTGCGACCCATCATTCCCAAACCGTGGGAGGAGTTCTGCCACTCCTGGGATGGCCTCTTCAAATTCAGTAAGCACAGAGGGGGAATTCTGGGAAGGAGTGGGCATGGCCAGGGGCTTGAAatcatggttggtgtgtgtgtgtgtgttttaggccaGATCCATATTGACAGGAAGTTGGGAGAGATCAAGCAGAAGGtcgagagaagagaggaggtgAAAGGAGGTCTGCTTACTCACCTGCTGGTCACCAAGGAGATGTCTCTGGAGGAGATCTATGCCAACATGACTGAAATGCTCTTAGCTGGTGTGGACACGGTACGATTATTCAACAacggttgattattttcctatagcagCATACCATGTTGTCCACCATGTTAGTTTTTTCACGAGCTTGTGTCCTGATCGGTTGTAAGAGTTTAACATCACTCTGCGCTTTCCTGAAAAGTATTtctaaaaaagaaatgttgaaAAGGACATGAGACATATTACCATCATTAACAAACCTCTCCTCCACCCTCTAGACCTCTTTCACATTATCTTGGAGTACATACCTCCTGGCTAAGCATCCCATGGTGCAACAACAGATCTATGAGGAAGTGACACGGGTACTCGATGGACGAGTCCCGACTGCAGATGACGTTCCTCAGCTGCCGCTCATCAGAGGGCTTGTCAAGGAAACGCTCCGGtacaaacatctcacactgctCTCACTTATCCAGTGGGAAATGTTTTCCTCTCCTAACTGTGAAGGTGTAAATAAATTTGTTGTCTGTGTCGAACACAGGCTTTATCCTGTTCTTCCTGGAAATGGTCGAATCACTCAGGATGACCTCGTTGTAGGAGGTTATTTCATCCCCAAAGGGGTACGTCTTGGCTTTGCATGTTTGTGTATCTGCTAGGGCATTCTTATGAGAATGATATTTGTTAGAGGAAAGGTAAATAGTTTTCCAGTTGCTTGAGTAATTTTTCACATTAATATGTATCCTTATTTTATGCAGTTATTTCTAAGCATTGTtctgaagggtgccaatatttatggaGTTGACCGTGTTGTACAGAAGTTTGCCGGAATTCATCTCCAgccatttatttctctctgattTCAGACTCAGTTGGCTCTTTGTCATTACTCCACCTCTATGGATGAGGAGACTTTTCCCAAAGTGAAAGAGTTCCGTCCTGATCGGTGGCTCCGTAAGGACACATCGGATCGAGTGGACAATTTCGGCTCCATTCCGTTCGGCTACGGCATCAGGAGCTGCATCGGCAGGAGGATAGCAGAACTCGAGATGTACCTGGCTctcactcaggtgtgtgtgttgtagtttacaGCCGTGTAGTTCATCTGGCTCAAACAATATGAACTTTAAAACCTGTCGTATCACACTAAGTTCAACTAGAGTTCATCAGATTGTCTCTTGCGTGATCTGCTGATGAGCTGAATTGAATTCTCAGAAAGACTTCTGAATTAGACATCACTTCTCGGtactctgtgtttctgttctcATAACACCTGTGTGATCTCTTCCAGCTCCTTCAGAAGTTCCACATCGAGGTGTCTCCTCTCACGGGTGACATCCGTGCCAAAACTCACGGCCTGCTGTGTCCCGCTGCTCCCATCAATGTCAAGTTTATCGACCGTGTATAAACCCTCATCCCCTTCCTAAGTGTATATATGTCTCTgaaattttgtgtttttaatctCTTTTTAAGCCCTTGAGAAACATAGGATGTTTTATTAAATCTGATTCGAAAAACTTAATTTGAGCCATTGCACCacttttattattagtattatttttatatttaaacatcaTTTAAAGCACTTCTTTTCAAAATTAGAGTAGAgagtactttattaatccctaatGGGCACTTTGgtagcttcttcttcttcttctattagCTATACCCTTTTTTGTGACTGGAAAAGAAGACTATATAGAAGAATATAATGAGTAGTTCCATCCAGACGAGCTGCACTATAATAATGCTGATAATAATGAGATAAGTACAATCTGTCGCTAGAGttataaaaaacaaagacaagcTGCGAATGATGTTATTGTAGTTGCATAAGATCTCTCATCATGTTACGCATGAAACGAACAACAAAGTTCATCTAATCGAGCGACCGCATGATAATAGACTGTTAACTATTTTATTAAAACTACGTGAATCTGCTCGGTGATCGCAGTGTAACTAGCCAAACAGCAGGATGTAGCGATGTTGCCTGGGTTTAAAGCAAAACAGCACTAAAAAATACGTAAAAATAAATAGCTATGAATCTCTGACCTCACTCCTACATGCTTTTTCTAGTTCATAAGgatgtgtataatgtataatcattatagtgtataatctGATGCCTGCTACAAGAAAAATATGACGTTAGGTAGCTTTCagttgtaaataaattgtagtGAAGGATAAATTGTAGGCAAGCATCCAAAATGATAACTGTTCTGTTTTAACTTTATGCCTTTCTCGTCCTCAGCTTGTCCTAGGGAACACAGCCCAAgtggtgttattactgtgtcATAACAGCGTCATTACAGCAAACCAGCTCTtctaaatcatttataatcatttaacaAACGATGTGACACATAACAGGACTGTATTGATTGAATGATTTTACCTATCATGTGTTAAAATATGTTTTGCTTTGTCACATTGGAGCAGTGGTTCAGTAACATGCAGGAATGTTTCGAGAAAAGTCTCGGTTTTTGTGTGTAAGATGGTTTGTTGCTTTACAGTTATGAATAGTAAATATCAATACCGTGTGtgtaaatactaaataaatcaCCTGAATTGAACCTTTTGTAACATTTAAGGACTTGGTTAAAGATCGGG
This genomic window contains:
- the LOC131361203 gene encoding cytochrome P450 27C1, with the translated sequence MALRNALLHISRKSVHTETTSLQFRTLYNSTVPEETARADTDAELKHAGPVKSLREMPGPGAIGNLIEFFYRDGFSRIHEIQMEHSQKYGKIFKSRFGPQLVVSIADRDLVAQVLRAEGVAPQRANMESWKEYRDMRGHTTGLISAEADEWLKMRSVLRQLIMRPRDVAVFSDDVSEVVADLVIKVRKLRSQQPDGLTVLNVNDLFFKFAMEGVATILYETRLGCLEDKIPKMSQEYIEALHLMFSSFKTSMYAGSIPKWLRPIIPKPWEEFCHSWDGLFKFSQIHIDRKLGEIKQKVERREEVKGGLLTHLLVTKEMSLEEIYANMTEMLLAGVDTTSFTLSWSTYLLAKHPMVQQQIYEEVTRVLDGRVPTADDVPQLPLIRGLVKETLRLYPVLPGNGRITQDDLVVGGYFIPKGTQLALCHYSTSMDEETFPKVKEFRPDRWLRKDTSDRVDNFGSIPFGYGIRSCIGRRIAELEMYLALTQLLQKFHIEVSPLTGDIRAKTHGLLCPAAPINVKFIDRV